The Nitrospira sp. genome contains a region encoding:
- a CDS encoding NAD(P)/FAD-dependent oxidoreductase encodes MMAPGKARVVILGGGFGGMYAALAFERALARGAAVDVTLVNHDNFFLFTPMLHEVAASDLDITNIVSPIRKLLRRVTFFHGEIEAIDLVQQRVGLSHGHEQHCHSLPYDHLVLALGSTTNFFNIPGVASRAFTMKSLSDAIVLRNHLIANLEEADFECGGGFRAPLLNFVVAGGGFAGVETIAAMNDFLREAVRFFPHLRGDMLRLILVSAGPVILPELGEKLGTYAQRKLGEQQVEIHANCKVTAVTDRDVMLSDGTTVTTNTLVWTAGITPHALLATLPCPKTKGRVLVNEYLEVPGCPGVWALGDCALVPDGRTGAFHPPTAQHALREGRVAARNILATVRGAPMKPFRYATIGLLAPIGKRTGVANILGVNFSGFFAWWLWRTIYLLKLPRLEKKLLVALDWTLDVLFSKDLVHFRTSRPRTPPPAADEFEKPA; translated from the coding sequence ATGATGGCTCCGGGTAAGGCACGCGTGGTGATTTTGGGCGGGGGGTTCGGGGGCATGTATGCGGCGTTGGCCTTCGAACGGGCGTTGGCGCGCGGCGCGGCCGTCGACGTCACGCTCGTCAACCACGATAACTTTTTCCTCTTCACCCCGATGCTGCACGAGGTCGCCGCGAGCGACCTCGACATCACCAATATCGTCAGCCCGATCCGCAAGCTGCTGCGGCGGGTGACGTTCTTTCATGGCGAGATCGAGGCCATCGATCTCGTGCAGCAACGCGTCGGCCTGTCGCATGGGCACGAGCAGCATTGCCACTCGCTGCCCTATGACCACCTCGTGCTGGCCCTCGGCTCCACCACGAATTTCTTCAACATTCCCGGGGTGGCCAGCCGGGCGTTCACGATGAAGTCCCTGAGTGACGCGATTGTGCTCCGCAACCATCTCATTGCCAATCTGGAGGAAGCGGACTTTGAGTGTGGGGGGGGCTTCCGGGCGCCGCTGCTGAACTTCGTCGTGGCCGGCGGCGGGTTTGCGGGGGTCGAAACCATTGCGGCCATGAATGACTTTTTGCGGGAGGCGGTGCGGTTCTTTCCACATCTTCGGGGCGACATGTTGCGGCTCATCCTGGTCAGTGCGGGGCCGGTGATCTTACCGGAACTCGGGGAGAAGCTCGGCACGTACGCTCAGCGCAAGCTTGGGGAGCAGCAGGTGGAAATCCATGCGAACTGTAAAGTCACCGCCGTGACGGATCGCGACGTCATGCTCAGCGATGGGACCACCGTGACGACCAATACGCTGGTCTGGACCGCCGGCATTACCCCGCATGCCCTCTTAGCCACCCTGCCGTGCCCGAAAACGAAGGGCCGGGTCCTCGTCAATGAGTACCTGGAAGTGCCCGGGTGCCCCGGGGTGTGGGCGTTGGGGGACTGTGCGCTCGTGCCGGATGGCCGGACGGGCGCCTTCCATCCGCCCACCGCGCAACATGCGCTCCGGGAAGGGCGGGTGGCGGCGCGGAATATTCTCGCCACCGTGCGCGGTGCCCCGATGAAACCCTTCCGCTACGCGACGATCGGGCTGCTGGCGCCCATCGGGAAACGGACCGGGGTCGCCAACATTCTCGGGGTGAACTTCTCCGGCTTCTTCGCCTGGTGGCTCTGGCGCACCATTTATTTGCTGAAACTCCCGCGCTTGGAGAAGAAACTCCTCGTGGCCTTGGACTGGACCTTAGATGTGCTGTTCTCGAAGGATCTCGTCCACTTTCGCACCTCGCGCCCCCGAACGCCCCCACCGGCGGCGGATGAATTCGAGAAACCGGCCTGA
- a CDS encoding prohibitin family protein, with protein sequence MHNLTKTLLLVMVLLSLPACGTTIEPGQRGVRWNPLTGGLSTEPLKSGFHWRAPWNQIYVYNVRWRSYTEIINALSSDNLPVTLKTVVVMRPIPGELYFLAKDIGPDFYARVAKRELLATVRNIVSNYPMVTVLEHSSEIASEVEAAVVEKLKDRHVQVASVAMAGLDPEDVWFKLYDSSNPKVVLLPDKHDMLLLIDPETVQATASSHKDFRDRH encoded by the coding sequence ATGCACAACCTTACGAAGACCTTACTGCTTGTCATGGTATTGCTCTCCCTGCCAGCCTGCGGGACCACCATCGAACCTGGTCAACGAGGGGTGCGATGGAATCCCTTGACCGGTGGTTTGAGCACCGAACCACTTAAGAGCGGATTCCATTGGCGGGCGCCATGGAACCAAATCTACGTATACAACGTGCGATGGCGCAGTTACACCGAGATAATCAATGCCCTAAGCTCAGATAACCTGCCGGTCACCCTTAAGACCGTGGTTGTCATGAGACCGATTCCCGGAGAGCTGTATTTTCTGGCTAAGGACATCGGACCGGATTTCTATGCTCGCGTTGCCAAACGCGAGTTACTGGCCACCGTCCGAAACATCGTCTCTAACTATCCCATGGTCACTGTGCTGGAGCACAGTTCTGAAATAGCCAGCGAGGTAGAGGCGGCCGTGGTAGAAAAACTCAAAGATCGTCATGTCCAAGTGGCGAGCGTTGCCATGGCCGGTCTCGATCCGGAGGACGTCTGGTTCAAGCTCTACGACAGCTCAAACCCCAAGGTGGTACTCCTGCCGGACAAGCACGATATGCTGCTCTTGATCGACCCTGAAACGGTTCAGGCAACGGCTTCGTCGCATAAGGATTTCCGTGACCGACACTGA
- a CDS encoding Slp family lipoprotein — translation MRNIGLFAMCVLSAACTTPPMFPPEIMQDVEKNAVNVKAWKEQTAHPSSADFVRHKVELGGRIIKVIRKPEGVDILVEEQPIEKYPQYGPRNLEREDTFIFAILFNGFPESGMLQVGNPLAVVGAMDRASAEVIGWSPSVLPHLRAQCLHIWNTQGVKTIDDFAYAEAMGYYPSEERTFCLEENRNKSVSTTSVQGIEKPDSDTEGEPSIKH, via the coding sequence ATGCGTAATATCGGCCTCTTCGCAATGTGTGTGTTGTCGGCGGCCTGCACAACCCCCCCGATGTTTCCTCCAGAGATCATGCAAGATGTTGAAAAGAACGCCGTCAACGTCAAGGCGTGGAAGGAACAGACGGCTCATCCTTCCAGCGCCGATTTTGTTCGTCACAAAGTGGAACTAGGGGGACGGATCATAAAAGTGATTCGCAAACCTGAAGGCGTCGACATCCTTGTTGAAGAGCAACCCATCGAGAAATATCCTCAGTATGGTCCAAGAAACCTCGAACGGGAAGACACATTCATCTTTGCAATTCTCTTCAACGGCTTTCCAGAGTCGGGCATGCTGCAAGTCGGCAATCCCTTGGCGGTTGTAGGAGCAATGGATAGAGCCAGCGCAGAGGTTATAGGCTGGAGTCCGAGCGTTCTGCCGCATCTTCGCGCGCAATGCCTTCATATCTGGAATACCCAGGGAGTGAAAACCATCGACGATTTCGCCTATGCAGAGGCGATGGGATATTACCCCTCGGAAGAACGAACCTTCTGTCTCGAAGAGAACAGGAACAAATCAGTGTCCACGACCAGCGTCCAGGGGATTGAGAAGCCAGATTCCGATACAGAGGGTGAACCGTCGATCAAGCATTGA
- a CDS encoding response regulator — MQGYGKRVLIVEHEKDERNVLSLMLENEGYNVHVASDEDLALEEMKRRRFDVVVSAHHMPKINGFRLALLGRLDRPDTPMILLLGDDKSVSDAMDQGHAYGSIRKPYDSVELLELMGNAIQLTREPRLQTS; from the coding sequence ATGCAGGGATACGGCAAACGAGTGCTGATCGTTGAGCACGAGAAAGACGAGCGGAACGTGTTGAGTCTAATGCTGGAGAATGAGGGATATAACGTCCACGTAGCGTCCGATGAAGACCTCGCGCTAGAGGAAATGAAACGCCGGCGATTCGATGTGGTGGTCAGCGCCCATCACATGCCCAAGATCAATGGATTTCGACTCGCCTTGTTAGGACGGCTCGATCGGCCTGATACACCCATGATTCTTTTGTTAGGGGACGATAAGAGCGTGTCGGATGCGATGGACCAAGGACACGCGTATGGCAGCATTCGCAAACCTTACGATTCTGTTGAGTTGTTAGAGCTCATGGGGAACGCCATTCAATTGACCCGCGAACCGCGACTCCAAACATCATAA
- a CDS encoding Slp family lipoprotein yields MRTIGLFVMCVSFAACTITPVFPPDLTRDIDTDSGVMKAWKEQTSYSDATFSSHKVQLGGQITQVIRRPEGVVILAKEQPMDKYLGYGPVRVKREDRFEFGIILTGFPDADALQVGNQLAVVGMTISARPETTGWMSRVIPHLRAQCLDIWKTQEFETDNITYQGSMGYYPLEKRTFCQEEGKGDSSS; encoded by the coding sequence ATGCGTACGATAGGCCTGTTCGTGATGTGTGTATCCTTCGCCGCCTGTACAATCACACCGGTATTTCCTCCAGACCTCACAAGAGATATCGACACGGACTCCGGTGTCATGAAGGCCTGGAAGGAGCAGACATCTTACTCCGACGCCACCTTCAGCTCCCATAAAGTGCAATTGGGAGGACAGATCACGCAAGTTATTCGGAGGCCGGAAGGTGTCGTCATTCTCGCCAAGGAGCAGCCAATGGACAAATATCTAGGGTATGGTCCTGTACGCGTGAAACGGGAAGACCGCTTCGAATTCGGAATCATTCTTACCGGCTTCCCAGACGCCGATGCCTTGCAGGTCGGCAATCAGCTTGCCGTCGTCGGAATGACGATCAGTGCCAGACCAGAAACGACCGGTTGGATGTCGAGAGTGATCCCGCACCTTCGCGCGCAATGTCTTGACATCTGGAAGACTCAGGAGTTCGAAACCGACAATATTACCTATCAAGGCTCGATGGGATATTATCCGCTGGAAAAACGAACGTTCTGTCAGGAAGAAGGGAAAGGAGACAGCTCGTCATGA
- a CDS encoding sigma-54-dependent Fis family transcriptional regulator, with translation MSISGLPSILVVNSDQPNREMLVKALSHAGFEVSIACDGAEAMRKANAVTYDAVLSDIRMTPLSGLDLLDSLHKTMPELPIVFLTASSSVDMAIQAMKHGAFDYIAKPVNLEELVLTMKRAIEHRRLIENNRTLERAFSERLRAASLIGQSKRMVEVFKLVGKASRSSTAVLIQGESGTGKELIARAIHDNSSRAAHRFVAINCRAIPDFLLESELFGHMKGSFTGAHTMRRGLLEEADGGTFFFDEVGDLSPTGQAKLLRFLQEGEIQRIGSNEAARVDIRIIAASRQNLAELVAANRFREDLLDRLNAVTILLPPLRERPEDVPLLAEFFLARFGEQKEVPITSFSSAALRALTDYSWPGNVRELEHVVEQAVALASPAILSIDDLPPEVIQKGGGGSDYMDMFPGTLKALQREQVIKMLESTHGHKERTARLLGISRRTLYRLLDRYGLGKNGHSSEADTSDATHS, from the coding sequence ATGTCAATAAGTGGCCTGCCTTCAATCCTCGTCGTAAACAGCGACCAACCCAATCGAGAGATGTTGGTGAAGGCGTTGAGTCATGCCGGGTTTGAGGTGAGTATCGCTTGTGACGGCGCCGAAGCTATGAGGAAGGCCAATGCGGTCACCTATGACGCCGTATTGAGCGACATTCGCATGACGCCATTGTCCGGTTTAGACCTTTTGGATTCGCTTCACAAGACCATGCCGGAGTTGCCGATCGTGTTCTTGACGGCATCCAGTTCCGTCGACATGGCGATCCAAGCCATGAAGCATGGAGCATTCGACTACATCGCCAAGCCCGTGAATCTCGAGGAACTCGTGCTCACGATGAAGCGAGCGATTGAACACCGGCGTCTGATAGAAAATAATCGAACGCTCGAGCGTGCTTTCAGCGAACGACTGCGGGCTGCCTCTCTGATCGGACAAAGCAAAAGGATGGTCGAGGTCTTCAAACTCGTTGGAAAAGCCTCTCGCAGCAGCACCGCTGTCTTGATCCAGGGTGAAAGCGGTACCGGCAAGGAATTGATTGCCCGTGCAATTCACGATAACAGTTCCCGCGCAGCCCACCGGTTTGTCGCCATCAATTGTCGTGCGATTCCTGATTTCCTGCTCGAAAGCGAACTCTTCGGGCATATGAAGGGTTCGTTCACCGGGGCCCACACCATGCGCCGGGGGCTACTTGAGGAGGCGGACGGCGGCACGTTCTTTTTCGACGAAGTCGGAGACCTCTCTCCGACCGGACAGGCTAAACTTCTCCGCTTCCTCCAGGAAGGGGAAATCCAAAGAATTGGAAGCAATGAGGCCGCACGAGTCGATATACGGATTATCGCGGCCTCCCGCCAGAATCTCGCTGAACTGGTCGCGGCCAACCGGTTTCGTGAAGATCTGCTCGATCGACTGAACGCGGTCACGATTCTCTTGCCGCCGCTTCGTGAACGCCCTGAGGACGTTCCTCTACTGGCCGAATTCTTTCTTGCACGGTTCGGCGAACAGAAGGAAGTTCCTATCACGTCTTTTTCATCCGCCGCACTGCGGGCACTGACGGACTATTCCTGGCCGGGGAACGTGCGTGAATTAGAACACGTCGTTGAACAGGCCGTGGCTCTCGCGTCGCCTGCGATTCTCTCGATTGACGACCTTCCACCTGAAGTTATTCAGAAAGGCGGGGGTGGTTCGGATTATATGGATATGTTTCCCGGGACACTCAAGGCGTTGCAGCGGGAACAGGTCATCAAGATGTTGGAATCAACGCATGGGCATAAGGAGCGAACAGCGCGGTTACTCGGCATCAGCAGACGCACGCTGTATCGGCTCCTCGATCGATACGGTCTCGGTAAAAATGGGCATTCCTCCGAGGCCGACACCTCAGACGCTACCCACTCCTAA
- a CDS encoding carbonic anhydrase family protein: MEAFSLLSTAVAVPVSHNSARRKMVVLNITIMLALALPVWLHAGETGSATWGYEGNQGPLRWGKLGPEFSLCEKGMAQSPVDLLRSHKTTLNDIYFSYKEAPFHVVNNGHTLQEVEPVSEATKSRYPKHGQTVNTFDKDSTIVFDEDLYLLEQFHFHAPSEHTIDHKHYPMELHLVHHNERHEVAVVAVFMEEGKENPFFETFLQHAPAKVGEVVDDHNHTVNPMTLLPERRSYYLYSGSFTTPPCSEGVSWLVMQDPIEVSAAQIERFRALVGHDNVRPTQPLHKRFVLEK; encoded by the coding sequence ATGGAGGCATTCTCTTTGCTGAGCACCGCGGTCGCGGTGCCTGTATCTCACAACAGTGCTCGGCGGAAGATGGTGGTTCTGAACATAACGATAATGCTTGCGTTGGCGCTGCCGGTGTGGCTGCACGCAGGAGAGACGGGATCTGCCACATGGGGTTATGAGGGGAATCAGGGGCCTCTTCGTTGGGGTAAGCTCGGACCGGAATTTTCCCTGTGTGAGAAGGGCATGGCGCAATCACCGGTCGATCTGTTGCGTTCCCACAAGACGACGCTCAACGATATCTACTTTTCTTATAAAGAAGCTCCGTTCCATGTGGTCAACAACGGGCATACGCTGCAGGAAGTGGAACCGGTTTCGGAAGCGACTAAATCGCGTTACCCCAAACACGGCCAAACAGTAAACACGTTCGATAAGGACAGCACGATTGTGTTCGACGAGGATCTTTACTTACTTGAACAATTTCATTTCCATGCCCCGAGCGAACACACGATAGATCATAAGCACTATCCGATGGAACTGCATCTGGTGCATCACAATGAGCGGCATGAAGTAGCAGTGGTTGCCGTCTTCATGGAGGAGGGGAAGGAAAATCCGTTTTTTGAGACATTCTTGCAGCATGCTCCGGCCAAGGTTGGGGAAGTCGTGGATGACCATAACCATACCGTCAATCCGATGACTCTCTTACCTGAGCGGCGCTCCTACTACCTATACTCCGGGTCCTTCACCACTCCACCCTGTTCAGAAGGGGTCAGCTGGCTGGTCATGCAGGATCCCATTGAAGTCTCCGCCGCACAGATTGAGAGATTTCGTGCGCTCGTGGGTCACGATAATGTACGGCCGACGCAACCTTTACATAAACGCTTCGTTCTGGAGAAGTAG